A genomic window from Limibacillus sp. includes:
- a CDS encoding ABC transporter ATP-binding protein: MSTSKPAPLLANREQTLYLMKRLVRGYMSDQMRRLALAVLCMILAAVTTAGFTQLVKPIIDDIFVMQKGELLIPVAGFTLLIFVTRGIASYGEGVLMSRIGLTIVSRLQSQLYHRLIKQDMAFFNVTSPGTLVSRFISDAFMLRNSVANTLTSLGKDTLTATALGAVMFYEDWLLACFAIFIFPAAVFPIVRIGRRMRKVSRNQQVQTGALATVLDESFQGIRYVKAYSMEEHEAKRADRTINKLLEIALKGARTRNALHPIMEGLGGIAVVTIVLYGGQMVISEAKTPGSFFAFIFALLLAYEPVKRLARLNTVLQEGLAAASRIFELLDMTPELQDKPDAKPLKVGEGRIQLQDVVFSYDGEGKALDKVSIEVESGKRVALVGASGSGKTTILNLVPRFYDVDEGRILIDGQDVRDVTMESLRRSMALVSQETLLFDETIRANIAYGNPEASDEEIESAARNAGAHDFIKQLPQGYDTLVGPRGTKLSGGQRQRISIARAMIRNAPILLLDEATSALDTESERHVQKALDELMVGRSSIVIAHRLSTIVDADRIYVLDNGRIVESGTHAELLAKGGNYAKLHSLQYSDESDGGSQKRVAQE; this comes from the coding sequence GTGTCGACCAGTAAGCCCGCCCCCCTGTTGGCGAACCGGGAGCAGACGCTCTACCTGATGAAGCGACTGGTCCGCGGTTACATGAGCGACCAGATGCGCCGTCTGGCGCTCGCCGTGCTTTGCATGATCCTGGCGGCCGTCACCACGGCGGGCTTCACCCAGTTGGTGAAGCCGATCATCGACGACATCTTCGTCATGCAGAAGGGCGAGCTGCTGATCCCGGTCGCCGGGTTCACGCTGCTGATCTTCGTGACGCGCGGCATCGCCAGTTATGGCGAGGGCGTGCTGATGAGCCGCATCGGCCTGACCATCGTCTCGCGCCTGCAAAGCCAGCTCTATCACCGGCTGATCAAGCAGGACATGGCCTTCTTCAACGTGACCTCCCCCGGCACGCTGGTGTCCCGCTTCATCAGCGATGCCTTCATGCTCCGGAACTCCGTGGCCAATACCCTCACCAGCCTGGGCAAGGACACGCTGACGGCGACCGCGCTCGGCGCGGTCATGTTCTACGAGGATTGGCTGCTGGCCTGCTTTGCGATCTTCATCTTCCCCGCCGCGGTCTTCCCGATCGTTAGGATCGGACGGCGCATGCGCAAGGTCTCGCGCAATCAGCAGGTTCAGACAGGCGCCCTGGCCACGGTGCTGGACGAGTCTTTCCAGGGCATCCGCTATGTGAAGGCCTACTCCATGGAGGAGCACGAGGCCAAGCGCGCGGACCGCACCATCAACAAGCTGCTGGAGATCGCCCTGAAGGGCGCGCGCACGCGCAACGCCCTGCACCCGATCATGGAGGGCCTGGGCGGCATCGCGGTCGTTACCATCGTGCTCTATGGTGGCCAGATGGTGATCTCGGAAGCCAAGACGCCGGGCAGCTTCTTTGCTTTCATCTTCGCCCTGCTGCTGGCCTACGAACCGGTGAAGCGTCTGGCCCGCTTGAACACGGTGCTGCAGGAGGGCCTGGCGGCCGCCTCGCGTATCTTCGAGCTGCTGGACATGACGCCGGAACTCCAGGACAAGCCGGACGCAAAGCCACTCAAGGTCGGCGAAGGCCGCATCCAACTGCAGGACGTGGTCTTCTCCTACGACGGAGAGGGAAAGGCGCTGGACAAGGTCTCCATCGAGGTGGAGTCCGGTAAACGCGTGGCCCTCGTCGGCGCGTCGGGTTCGGGCAAGACCACCATCCTAAACTTGGTGCCGCGCTTCTATGACGTGGATGAAGGCCGGATCCTGATCGACGGGCAGGACGTGCGCGACGTGACCATGGAGTCCCTGCGCCGCAGCATGGCCCTGGTGAGCCAGGAGACGCTGCTGTTCGATGAGACCATCCGGGCGAACATCGCCTATGGAAACCCCGAGGCGAGCGACGAGGAGATCGAAAGCGCGGCCCGCAACGCCGGCGCGCACGACTTCATCAAGCAACTGCCGCAAGGCTACGACACGCTGGTCGGCCCGCGCGGCACCAAGCTGTCCGGCGGCCAGCGTCAGCGCATCTCCATCGCAAGGGCGATGATCCGCAACGCGCCCATCCTGCTGCTGGACGAAGCCACGTCCGCGCTCGACACAGAGTCCGAACGCCATGTCCAGAAGGCGCTCGACGAACTGATGGTGGGACGCAGTTCCATCGTGATCGCCCACCGCCTCTCCACCATCGTGGACGCCGACCGCATTTATGTCCTGGACAATGGCCGGATCGTGGAGAGCGGGACCCATGCCGAACTGTTGGCCAAGGGTGGAAACTACGCGAAGCTGCACAGCCTTCAGTACAGTGACGAGTCGGACGGCGGCTCGCAGAAGCGCGTGGCCCAGGAGTAG
- a CDS encoding glycosyltransferase family 1 protein, with translation MRIAIVSDAWFPQINGVVRTLKRVCDELGAEGHEILVIHPGLFRTLPCPTYPEIRLAILPGARLRGLLEDFAPEAIHVATEGPLGLSARGYCLKRNLPFTTSYHTRFPEYVAARFPLKLSWLYAFMRRFHNSGAGTMVATESLRRELAARGFQKIKVWSRGVDTKIFKPLAPPDLGLEHPVFINVGRVAVEKNLEAFLSLKLPGSKVIVGGGPQLEELRQRYPEVHFLGPKEGEELVRHYALGDVFVFPSRTDTFGLVLLEALACGLPVAAYPVPGPLDVIGNSGVGRLDEDLESACKAALEIPRDRCRPYAERFSWHACAQQFLNNLEPEVLG, from the coding sequence ATGCGTATCGCCATCGTGAGCGACGCCTGGTTTCCGCAGATCAACGGCGTGGTGCGCACCCTGAAGCGGGTCTGCGACGAACTGGGGGCTGAAGGGCACGAGATCCTGGTCATCCATCCCGGCCTGTTCAGAACCCTGCCCTGTCCCACCTACCCCGAGATCCGGCTGGCGATCCTGCCGGGCGCGCGCCTGCGCGGACTGCTGGAGGATTTCGCGCCCGAGGCGATCCACGTCGCGACCGAGGGCCCCCTGGGTCTTTCGGCGCGTGGCTACTGCCTAAAGCGCAACCTGCCCTTCACGACCTCCTACCACACGCGCTTTCCCGAATACGTGGCCGCGCGCTTCCCGCTCAAGCTCTCCTGGCTCTATGCCTTCATGCGGCGCTTCCACAACTCCGGGGCGGGCACGATGGTGGCGACGGAGTCCCTGCGCCGCGAACTGGCCGCGCGGGGCTTTCAGAAGATCAAGGTCTGGTCGCGCGGCGTCGACACCAAGATCTTCAAGCCCTTGGCGCCGCCTGACCTGGGTCTGGAGCATCCGGTCTTCATCAATGTCGGCCGCGTGGCCGTGGAGAAGAATCTGGAGGCCTTCCTGTCGCTGAAACTGCCGGGCAGCAAGGTGATCGTCGGCGGCGGCCCGCAGCTTGAAGAGCTGAGGCAGCGTTACCCCGAGGTTCACTTTCTTGGCCCGAAGGAAGGCGAGGAACTGGTGCGCCACTACGCGCTCGGCGATGTCTTCGTCTTTCCGAGCCGCACGGACACTTTCGGGCTCGTTTTGCTGGAAGCGCTCGCCTGTGGATTGCCGGTCGCGGCTTATCCGGTGCCGGGCCCGCTCGACGTGATCGGCAACAGCGGCGTGGGACGGCTTGACGAAGACCTCGAAAGCGCTTGCAAGGCGGCGCTGGAGATACCACGTGACCGCTGCCGGCCTTACGCCGAGCGCTTCTCCTGGCACGCCTGCGCCCAACAGTTCCTGAACAACTTGGAACCCGAGGTGCTGGGCTAG
- a CDS encoding UDP-2,3-diacylglucosamine diphosphatase produces MAGAERQRKPEPETRRYRAVFLSDIHLGTRGCKAEFLLDFLRYNEADKIYLVGDIVDGWRLKKSWYWPQAHNDVVQKLLRKARKGTEIIYVPGNHDEALRNYTGVHFGGVVVASDTVHETADGRRLLVLHGDAFDGVVKYAKWLALLGDGAYNLMLQVNTWYNVTRRMLGFGYWSLSAYLKNKVKNAVKFVDDFERAVAEEARRRNLDGVICGHIHKAEMREIEGILYINDGDWVESCTALVEHQDGRLEIIHWAEERNFSMLALPRSESDAQPEPARKKEYAA; encoded by the coding sequence ATGGCAGGCGCTGAACGGCAACGGAAGCCGGAACCGGAAACCCGCCGCTACCGGGCGGTCTTTCTCTCCGACATCCACCTCGGGACCCGCGGCTGCAAGGCCGAGTTCCTGCTCGACTTCCTGCGCTACAACGAGGCGGACAAGATCTACCTGGTCGGCGATATCGTGGATGGCTGGCGGCTGAAGAAGAGCTGGTACTGGCCCCAGGCCCACAACGATGTGGTCCAGAAGCTGCTGCGCAAGGCGCGCAAGGGCACGGAGATCATCTATGTCCCGGGCAACCACGACGAGGCCCTGCGCAACTACACCGGCGTGCACTTCGGCGGCGTCGTGGTGGCCAGCGACACGGTTCACGAAACGGCGGACGGCAGGCGTCTTCTGGTGCTGCACGGCGACGCCTTCGACGGCGTGGTCAAGTACGCCAAGTGGCTGGCTCTGCTGGGCGACGGCGCCTACAACCTGATGCTCCAGGTGAACACCTGGTACAATGTGACGCGCCGCATGCTGGGTTTCGGTTACTGGTCGCTTTCGGCCTATCTGAAGAACAAGGTGAAGAACGCGGTGAAGTTCGTCGACGACTTCGAGCGCGCCGTGGCCGAGGAGGCGCGGCGGCGCAACCTCGACGGCGTGATCTGCGGGCATATCCACAAGGCAGAGATGCGCGAGATCGAGGGCATTCTCTACATCAACGACGGCGACTGGGTGGAGAGCTGCACCGCCCTGGTCGAGCATCAGGACGGACGGCTGGAGATCATCCATTGGGCCGAGGAGCGGAACTTCTCCATGCTGGCCCTGCCCCGGAGCGAGAGCGACGCACAGCCGGAACCGGCGCGAAAGAAGGAGTACGCCGCCTGA
- a CDS encoding 3-deoxy-D-manno-octulosonic acid transferase, with protein MFWLPLYRLTTELGTPLIRGVLRKRLQRGREDPERVTERYGEASRARPAGKLLWLHGASVGEAVSVLPLIAALRERRPEVSILMTTGTVTSAKLMSQRLPEGVIHQFVPLDHLSWVRRFLDHWRPDAALWVESELWPNLLSEAQERQIPLALVNARMSPGSFKNWRRLPGGLKSLLSAFELCLAQDDAQAERLRTLGAPKVLSVGNLKYAAEALPCDQKELSGLWEKIGRRPLWLAASTHPGEEEQLAEAHGQLREEHPGLLTLLVPRHAERGDAIAKLLGDRGLYVAQRSRGEEPDGETDVFLADTMGELGLFYRLSEIAFVGGSLVPHGGQNPLEPARLEAAILHGPHMQNFAPIVEALDRAGGAKQVADASELAEALHQLLNDSGQRRRMAEAARAVASAQEDVLERVLDALSPLLDRALGPAPEGRAPLKTAAEP; from the coding sequence ATGTTCTGGCTGCCTCTCTATCGCTTGACGACCGAACTCGGCACGCCGCTGATCCGCGGTGTGCTGAGAAAGCGCCTGCAACGGGGGCGCGAGGACCCTGAGCGTGTCACCGAGCGATACGGCGAAGCATCGCGGGCCCGCCCCGCCGGCAAGCTACTTTGGCTGCACGGCGCCAGCGTCGGGGAAGCCGTTTCGGTACTGCCGCTGATCGCCGCCTTGAGAGAGCGCAGGCCGGAGGTCAGCATTCTCATGACGACCGGCACGGTAACCTCGGCCAAGCTCATGTCGCAGCGCCTGCCCGAAGGCGTCATTCACCAGTTCGTGCCCCTCGACCATCTCTCCTGGGTTCGCCGTTTCCTGGACCATTGGCGGCCCGACGCGGCGCTCTGGGTGGAATCGGAGCTTTGGCCCAACCTGCTTTCAGAGGCTCAGGAACGGCAAATTCCCCTGGCCTTGGTGAACGCGCGCATGTCACCCGGCTCCTTCAAGAACTGGCGGCGTCTGCCGGGCGGGCTGAAGAGCCTGCTCTCCGCCTTCGAGCTCTGCCTTGCGCAAGACGATGCTCAGGCCGAGCGGCTTCGCACTCTGGGCGCGCCAAAGGTCCTTTCCGTTGGAAACCTCAAGTACGCAGCGGAAGCCTTGCCCTGTGACCAAAAAGAGCTTTCCGGGCTCTGGGAGAAGATTGGCCGCCGCCCCCTCTGGCTCGCCGCCTCGACCCATCCCGGAGAAGAAGAACAGCTCGCCGAGGCCCACGGCCAGCTGCGCGAGGAACACCCCGGTCTCCTCACCCTCCTGGTGCCCCGCCATGCGGAACGCGGCGACGCCATCGCCAAGCTGCTGGGCGACCGGGGTCTCTATGTCGCGCAGCGCTCGCGCGGCGAGGAACCGGATGGCGAGACCGATGTCTTTCTGGCCGATACCATGGGGGAACTGGGCCTCTTCTACCGCTTGAGCGAGATCGCCTTCGTGGGCGGCAGCCTCGTGCCGCATGGGGGTCAGAATCCGCTGGAGCCGGCCCGGCTCGAGGCCGCCATCCTTCATGGCCCTCATATGCAGAACTTCGCCCCCATCGTCGAGGCGCTGGACCGAGCCGGCGGCGCAAAGCAGGTCGCCGACGCAAGCGAATTGGCCGAGGCCCTGCACCAACTGCTGAACGATTCCGGGCAGCGCCGTCGCATGGCCGAGGCCGCACGCGCCGTCGCGAGCGCCCAGGAAGATGTTCTGGAGCGCGTGCTGGACGCGCTATCGCCGCTTCTGGACAGAGCCCTGGGACCGGCGCCGGAGGGCAGGGCGCCTCTAAAGACGGCGGCGGAACCATGA
- a CDS encoding lysophospholipid acyltransferase family protein, which translates to MAKSSLGKKILKSPAFMSFVFSFIAVYLRVIERSVRWRRDYHPEAEELIEGNKAFIACFWHGRMVMMSSAWTAPPERMHLLISTHRDGQLISQPILKLGYKQIEGSSGHGGVQAIREMTRVLKQDHVVAITPDGPRGPRMRVKPGVLKIAQLTGAPIVPLAGAAKSCWMLKSWDRFLIPKPFTKGLLSAGKPIVIGRDLDEAALEAVRLELEEELLRLAAEADRAMGREVIAPGPVEQ; encoded by the coding sequence ATGGCGAAGTCGTCGCTGGGAAAAAAGATCCTGAAGTCCCCGGCCTTCATGAGCTTCGTGTTCTCCTTCATCGCCGTTTATCTGCGGGTGATTGAGCGCAGCGTCCGGTGGCGCCGGGACTACCATCCCGAGGCTGAAGAACTGATCGAGGGAAACAAGGCCTTCATCGCCTGTTTCTGGCATGGCCGGATGGTGATGATGAGCTCGGCCTGGACGGCACCCCCTGAACGCATGCACCTGCTGATCTCCACCCACCGGGACGGTCAGCTTATCTCTCAGCCGATCCTGAAGCTGGGCTACAAGCAGATCGAGGGCTCCAGCGGACACGGCGGCGTCCAGGCGATCAGGGAGATGACCCGCGTCCTGAAGCAGGATCATGTCGTGGCGATCACGCCCGACGGTCCCCGTGGGCCGCGCATGAGGGTCAAGCCGGGTGTCCTGAAGATCGCGCAGTTGACCGGGGCGCCCATCGTGCCGCTGGCCGGTGCGGCGAAAAGCTGTTGGATGCTGAAGAGCTGGGACCGCTTTCTCATTCCCAAACCCTTCACCAAGGGTCTCCTGTCAGCGGGCAAACCCATCGTGATCGGCAGGGACCTGGACGAGGCCGCCCTGGAAGCAGTCAGGCTTGAGCTGGAAGAAGAACTCTTGAGGCTGGCCGCGGAGGCCGATAGGGCCATGGGCCGGGAGGTCATTGCACCCGGCCCGGTCGAGCAGTGA